The following are encoded together in the Humulus lupulus chromosome 5, drHumLupu1.1, whole genome shotgun sequence genome:
- the LOC133779222 gene encoding aspartic proteinase CDR1-like, producing the protein MALYIILPITIICFTLLPGSCFTAVSKMLISNTSGFSIDLIQRDSPFSHISIPSTTDFDRLHNAFRRSFSRLGHYQSTLLAQKTVIQSRIIPSEGEYLMNISIGTPPVQLIGIADTGSDLIWTQCKPCTECFKQTPTLFDPDKSSTYHNIPCAAKPCTELYQATCSSEHDTCEYSYSYGDRSYTKGNLAAETFTVGETSLPKVVFGCGHDNGGTFDESGSGLIGLGGGSLSLVSQLGKTIGGKFSYCLVPLSAESYVTSKISFGSAAVVSGSGVVSTPLVSNKDPKTYYYLTLEAISVGKKRLVYDTTNYNTSTSSKAGVAANEGNIIIDSGTTLTFLPAGFYDDLVSVLEKAIDAEKVSDPQGVLSLCFRSDSSISVPTIKAHFTGADVVLNPLNTFAKVEDDMFCFTMAPSTDFAIFGNLAQMNFLVGYDIDGGTVSFKPTDCSRMTI; encoded by the coding sequence ATGGCTCTATACATTATTCTCCCTATAACCATTATTTGTTTCACTCTGCTCCCAGGGTCTTGTTTCACAGCTGTATCCAAAATGCTAATTAGTAATACTAGTGGATTTTCCATTGATCTCATTCAACGTGATTCTCCATTCTCCCACATTAGCATTCCCTCGACCACTGATTTCGACCGCCTTCACAACGCTTTCCGCCGCTCTTTCTCCCGCCTCGGCCACTACCAATCAACCTTACTCGCACAAAAAACTGTGATCCAATCAAGGATCATTCCCAGCGAGGGCGAGTACCTCATGAACATTTCCATCGGAACTCCGCCTGTCCAACTTATCGGCATAGCAGACACCGGCAGCGACCTTATATGGACGCAGTGCAAGCCATGCACGGAGTGCTTCAAGCAAACCCCAACCCTTTTCGACCCAGACAAGTCCTCCACGTACCACAACATTCCATGCGCCGCCAAACCCTGCACTGAGCTGTACCAAGCAACTTGCAGTTCGGAGCACGACACGTGCGAGTACAGCTATTCCTATGGAGACCGTTCCTACACGAAGGGCAATCTCGCTGCTGAAACCTTTACCGTTGGCGAGACTTCACTCCCAAAAGTTGTTTTCGGCTGTGGCCACGACAATGGCGGCACTTTCGACGAGTCGGGTTCTGGCTTGATCGGTCTCGGAGGAGGGTCCCTTTCGTTAGTTTCTCAATTGGGTAAGACAATTGGTGGTAAGTTCTCTTACTGTTTAGTGCCCTTATCTGCTGAATCTTACGTCACAAGCAAGATCAGTTTTGGCAGTGCCGCTGTTGTATCCGGTTCCGGTGTCGTTTCCACGCCTTTAGTCTCAAACAAAGACCCTAAAACTTACTACTACCTCACTTTGGAAGCCATTAGCGTTGGAAAAAAGAGATTGGTCTACGATACTACTAATTATAATACATCGACGTCGTCCAAGGCCGGCGTGGCAGCGAATGAGGGCAACATCATAATCGATTCCGGGACGACGCTGACTTTTCTTCCGGCCGGATTCTACGACGATTTGGTGTCAGTTCTAGAGAAAGCCATTGACGCCGAGAAGGTGAGTGACCCGCAGGGAGTGTTGAGTCTGTGTTTCAGATCAGACAGTAGTATTAGTGTTCCTACTATCAAAGCTCATTTTACAGGAGCCGACGTCGTTTTGAATCCGCTTAACACGTTCGCAAAGGTTGAGGATGATATGTTCTGCTTCACCATGGCGCCTTCTACGGATTTTGCCATTTTTGGCAACTTAGCTCAAATGAACTTTTTGGTTGGCTATGACATTGATGGTGGAACGGTGTCGTTTAAGCCAACTGATTGCAGCAGAATGActatttga